CAATTATGACTTGGATAAGAGGTTGATATGAGAGTGATATGAGCCGACTTTGGATTGAAATTTGGTTGTGGAAGGGTGAAGTATATACAGAACATATGCACTGAAGGCCTTTGAGTTTTTGCTGTGTTTCTTGATTTTCCTCCACTTTATTCGTTTTCAGTTTTACTGATTTTTCCCTTACGTTTTCATCTTTTCCCATATTTCCTTGCCTTTTTTTTACTTTTTACTCTTCTCTCTCTCTTTGTCTCAATATTTACTTTTCTTTCTATCCGCATGGTTTTCCACCTTCTCGGTTTATTGCCCTCTATTCTTTCTCGTACCCCTTTTTGTTCCCTTGCCTTTCGCTCTTTTCGTCTAACAGTTTTCAGAGAAACTCATGTTAGCCTTCAACTTTATACGAGTCTGGTTCTCTTTAAAAACTCTTTAAAAAATGGTATGGATAACTTATGAGATACTACCATTGGAAACTGTTCTATTCATGATATAATATTTGGATGCTTTCCAGATACTAAGGAAATTTGTCGAGGTCAACTATTTTTTTATAAACATATACATATTTGTACAATTCTTGAAATAAAGGAGACTAATGCAATTAAACACAGCTTCTTAAATTTCATGCAGGAGCCGCTTGATGATAAAATTCCTTTTCAGACTTTACCTTGCCTATGTATTCCTGCCAATTTTGGAAAATATAATCAGTTAAGAATTATCAATATAGTGTCTTCAAAAGACGTTGAATATCGTAGGGAGTTTTATGGTTCCCACATGGTAGTGGCATTAATGACTTGTTCCAGCTAGTACCGATAGATATTCTTATTGAAACCATACGTGTAATGTGATTCGTTACCATAGGCTTCAATACTTGCATGACAGATATTCGTCTCTTAAGCTTATAATAAAGTACCCTGTCCATCCATATTTAAACTTCATCTCTTATGGGGTACAAAAATTAAGGAGAGAGATCATATGTGGTGTAGTCACACTCTACTCTCTGGAATCTTGAGTTCTCAGTGATTTCAAGTAGATAGTTTATAGATGGACAACCCTAAAAGGAAAGTAAGAAATTTTAAAGTCGATGGAGAAGGTAGGACATTGTATGGCGTATGGATATACCATAACTGGGAATTCTTTGTGTGAACTCATGGTTTTAAATATCCGGCCGCGTCGCCTATACGCGACCGACTTTTAAAGGTTTGGGAAGTTACCGCAACCGCATTTTGAGGCGATATTAGCCCTATTTAGTAGAGTATTTAACATGATTAGGCTACCACAACCGATTCTATGACGGTGACCGAAACCGATATTTAATACTATGGGTGTGATTATGTTCTGTCTAGTCAGGCTTGCAATGATTAGTTCATTTTCGTCGTGCACATATTGCATTGTTTGTTACAAGTTTTATAAACTCTTGTGCATGAACATGAATTTATTATCAAATTGGCCTCTAGAGTGGAAAATGGAAAGCAGTGGACCTGGTGGGAGCCACAAAGCATCCAGACGAGTAGCGTAGTCATACTCAAATCTCTGCAATCTTGAGTCCCCAATGATTTTTAGACAAGTAACGTTTTATGTTGCTAAATATGTCggataaaaaaatatattagtaGCAGAGGGAGTGTAATTAAGAGCACCACAAGGGATCAAGTACTGTATTGCTAGTTGTCGGATCTGTAAAAGGTGGATGGGTCATGGGGGAACGTCGTGAAAAATGCGGCTGCAAATATCTGTTCTGTGCTTGGGATGACTTTCTTGGGAAGAAACTCTTTACGAGCTCGATTTTCATGGGGATGTGCTGTTCCGTTTGCATAGATGGGAGTTTGAACTATCTTCTACAACCACGTTGCCACGTTTGAAATTCGAAAAGATAACACCTCTGTGGACTATTATAAAGCAGTACGAGAACAAGTACATTTTACTCTTTTCTGTAGTCTGTTGTATTTGTCTTTTAGGGGTAACTTTGTGTTAGATTCATTACTAAGGTTTCCGTTCTATGCTCTCCAAACAACTAAAATATTTAATGCTTATTCTATATGAGCATATGACATGTTAAAAGCAGAGCTCTAAGGATTATGCTACCTTACTTTAATAGTACGACTATAGTTTCATTGCCGTTTTCAAGGACTCTTATTGCAGAAATCTTCATCGAACATAGTTTGGATTAGGACTGGGATGCATTATTTATACATGTAGCTgggtaatgatgatgatgataatgaagaAGCTGGGTAACATCAAATagttttttgaaggatgtttgtTGAGCTGGTGAGAAGCACGAGGCTTTATCTCATGTATCAAGATTCGATATTACTAATGGTGTTCTATTTATGGGCAAGTTTATTAATCTACCTCTAAAGTTGAACTATAAATAACAAAAAGGTTTAGATTTTCAAGGGGAGAATGTTAAGTGTCTTGATGCTGCCAAAAACAGTACAGCTCAAACGCTTTGGGACCCATGAAGGCATAGGTGTTAAGTAACATGAACTCAGGAATCTATCTTATCTCTAAGATGCTTCATAGTGTAACATGAGAAGTACTTTAGTGGGTTTTGGCGAAGTATCCCGAAAATATATTCACCTCATAAACGACATTGTATGGTGTTAGTACAAGTGTACGAACTAACGATGGGAGGACGAAGGAGTTTCCCATTACACTTGGGCTGCAGCAAGGACTCAAGGCTCTTTTATGAGTCCTTTTCAATAGAAGACGATATCCCTTGGTGTATGAGTGTATGATTGTTGCttatgatattgtgttgattgatgagacaaacaaaAGGAGTAGAATGGATGTTGGAACTTTGGATGCATGCTTTGGAGATTTATGGGTCTAGGCCGAGTAGAAGTAAGAATACTTATGTATTCGCGGTGTAAGTTTAGTGAAAGTTTAGTGAAGTGGGAACCAGAGAAGTAGGGACCATCAACTTTTTGATGAAAATGTCGTTCATTGATTAGATTTGTTCCAATATTTaggatctattttttttttttacttcgtATTAGATAAACGACAAATTAGATGGGAATGTGACTCGCATAAACCAAGGGGGTAGTTGTAATTGAAAAGTGCATAGGGTAAATTCTATCGCACAACAAACTCTATGTGTTGGACTATGAAATATTTTCATGTATAAAAGACGAATGTTGTAGAGTTGTAGAGATGTGTATGTTAAGGTGGATTTGTGACCATACAAGGAACATTCAATTTGGAAATTAGGTGATTAGAGAGAAGGTGAGAGTGGCGCCGAAAGGGGACTAGATGATGGAAATCGGTTAAGATGGTTTGCCCATATGAGAAGGATATCTGTTTTTGTATAATGTTGCCCTTCCCGTTCCTTTCACTCTCTTCCTTTTTATATCATTGCAATTTGAGGTGTGGGATCATTCAATGACGGTTCCAAAAGATGATCCATTTCAACCGACCCCATATCATTTTGGGATTTAGTTGggtggagggatttggaggggaaGGAAATTTGATTCCtccatttccctcctccaagccaaATTATTTCCTCTCCAACAAAGGAAGATTTGGCAAATAGCCTCTTACGTTCTCCCTCCTCTTCCCTTGCCCTTCACTCTAGGGGTGGCAATGGATCGGGTTTTGCGAGATCCAAACCAGATCCACTTAAACCTGATCCATATTCAAAACTTGAAAATCcatccatacccgatccaccaTGTAATCCAAAACCCAATCCGAAACTTGATTTGACTGTATAAAAATTCATCTTATATGACAAAATTTGCGTTTAATAAGCCATTTTCAAAATTATTtgaatggatcgggttcgggttttgatttggttttggttttcaATAGTGGATTTGGATATGGGTTTTTAAATAGTGGATCGTGTATGGGTTTTTAAAAGTTGGGTTTGGATCAAATTTTCCTTCGGTTTCcgactttcagtttggtttgggcCACAATTGGCATCCCTACTTCCATCCTTCCCCATCCCCTCTCATTCCCTCTTATTTtggtatccaaacaaggcctaaaGCATTATAGTATTACTCCGTATTTACTTTTAAAACTATTCTTTCTTGACATTGTTTCTCTTTTTTAGGTCTGAAAGATGAACATGGATCATTGCATGTATCATATGAGGATATGACGGAGCAGTCTCCTTCCAATTCAATGTCTGGCATAACAGTATGTAAAGCTGGCAACAGATATTGCTCCAGTGTGGTAAAAGAGGAGGTCTCACCATTTTCAGCCACCCAATCTTGTGATGTTTGCTGCAGTGAACTGGGCTTCTGCCGAGAGTGCTGTTGTATTCTTTGTTGCAACACCATAGATTTATCCTTTGGAGGCTACAGTTTCATCAGATGTGAGGCCATTGTTGGTGATGGTTTGAAATGTGGTCATGCTGCTCACGTGAATTGCGCTCTTCGATCTTATATGGCTGGAACTGTAGGAGGTAGTGTCGGGCTAGATACCGAATACTACTGCCGCCGCTGCGATTCAAGGACGGACTTGACTGATCATGTTTCAAGCTTTTTGAGGACTTGTGAATCCATTGGATCTCGAGATGACGTTGAGAAGATATTAAATGTTGGTTTCTGCATTTTGCGAGGATCGCAGAAGAAAGGCTCACAAAAATTGCTAAATCATATTGAATCTGTTTTACAGAAGGCAAGTACGATATGTCTAATTTAGTTGCTCTATTCTCAGTGACTCTAAGGCCTTACCAACTCTATTTTACAGCAGCTTAAAAGTGAAAGTGAGTTAAAGGAGATCTGGAAAGCTGACGTCGACATTGATGTTCTACCTGACAGTACAGGTGAGCTTTAAGTAATTCCATGTCCATCTTATGTTTATTGCTTCCGATTTTCGTCGATAGTTAAATATCACGTGACACGGTCTCGTAATATTATGATGTGAGACCAACCCATTTAACAAAAAAGTATGTGGTATACCTGTTCACTGCAACTAATCATATCGTAGTCTCATACATTGTTACTTTGACTCGGCTGCCATTGTTGGACACTAACTGTTGTTGAGCGTGGGCCTTGGCTTGTTAGTggttactcctagcttcttgGTTTCTTCCTAAATCTCTTCTCTCAGTTCCAGGAAAACTGGATGATATGAATCATACATTTCCAGGAATTGGTGAAAACAATTTTCAGCATGAAAATGAATATTTGAAATTGGATGATGAAATTGACGGGGTGTTAAATGAGCTTAGGAAGGCACAAGAGCAAGAATTCAGAATAGCACAGGAGAAGCTCCTTGCTCAAAAGGATAACATCCGTGGTATTTACAAATGCATACAAGAGGATAAGAAAGAATTAATTCAGCCTACACCATCAACTAACTGTGATGAACTGGTCAGCTCCATTTTAGTCAGAGAAGAGTTTCTAAGGCTTGAGTTCATCAAACTGAAAGAGATGGAGAAGATTGGTAATGGTTTCGGGAGGACACCTAAGACACTACTTAAGGAACACTTCGATATTGATCTTGAAGATCGACTCTTTTCTCATGCAAGCCTCAAAACTCCTAATTGGGAAGAAGGCAGGATTACACCGACCGCCGATTATTGAAAATTTGGAGTTGTTATAAAGGTAACATCTCGCGTCCTGTAATTTGTTTCCCGGTTGAACTCTTGGGGATTGTATGTGTTCGTGTCCGTGTTCATGTTTGTATAAACTTTATTTCGGCTTGGATGTTACCTTTTCCTGCTCTTATACGTGGTTAGTTGCGCTGTGGCTGTTCTTTAAAAGTCGGAGTACAAATCTGAACAATTTCGAAATAGGAAAACTAGTCAAAATGTGTGTTATTATTAGATTTTAAAAGACAAGTGGTCTTATAAGGTACATTTTCTGCGTCTCATGCTATTCTGCGTATAAATTGTTACTTGCACATTAACTATCTGCAAACATATTTAAGGGCTATATTCTGCCAATTAGTCTACTATGCAAAAAAAGATTTGTCAAatatatatgtctaaaataatatatcataatgagaatttgtgatattttGCCCTTTCtcctttaaaaatgaaatttaaaCCCTTTTTGAAGAGGCGGGCTTATCAAATGCCAACACCATCCTTCCCACAaccatttcaaatttcaaatttaaaaatttaaacCCTAGTTAAAGTGAAAACAATAAATTATCTTGATCCCTATAAATATagttaaagtggtgacattttttacTCATCATGGGGTGCTCCGCAACTTTgataaattattgtaatttcttatCTTAAAAAAGGTTAATATTTGATTGGTCTAtaattataaacttaagaaaaaaaaatttccatCCAATTATTTATTTAACATTAGTTATAATATACTTTTACTATACAAATAAAAATGTGCAAAGAATTTGTGATATTTTGCCCTTTCTCCTTTGCCAACACCATCCTTCCCCACAGGCCACAACCACCTCTTTTCctgtcaaatttcaaatttaaaaatttaaacCCTAGTTAAAGTGAAAACAATAAATTATCTTGATCCCTATAAATTATCACAAATACTACGAAATAAaaaaatgcattctaaactaatTGAAGAGATCAAGCGTTATCCGATCGAATCTCACCATGAATTTCTATGAATCGTTCTTGAGGCGATCTTCTAAGACGATGATATTCACGGATAGTCGGATTAtcttcctctcacaaaatgcatcTTCAACTATCATATTATGCATAATAATACAAGCCATAAGAACCTTCCCCATATTAGCTCGATCCCATGGGGTGCTCCATCGCCAAAAGCCCCCCATCCAACTCACTTGTGCAAATAACTTATGCTTTTGAATTTGTGCGCATTATTGTTTTAACAAATGTTGGCCAACCAGGATATATACCATCGACAAGATAATATCCCATATTATAGTAGAGGATCTTGGGAATCTAAAACGTCATTTGGAGAACGTTCAAGAACATTAATATCATTGTGACGAAAAGGATGCCTTATCCATGTCGACCGCTTCCAAAATCGCTTTGAACTTCTCAAGCATATTGTCCCGCCCATGCTTTGTGGGACAATTTTTCCACTCCCAATGCATGCGATCAATGCACAGACGCATATTgataaattattgtaatttcttgATAAGATGGAGTAGTAACTAATTCAATGTGAATTAAAATTCATGATTGAATTTGATTAGGTATTAGTTAAAAGAGAAAAATTCAGATTACTTGGATGAGTTAGTTTGTTTGAAacttaagaaaaaaaaatttccatCCAATTATTTATTTAACATTAGTTATAATATACTTTTACAACAAATAAAAATGTGTACAAATATTTGGACGTCATAgtataatgaaaaaaaaaggttgtATAACCGAATTTTTCCTTTCCCCCCCTTTTTTTGTAATGCTTTCAT
This window of the Silene latifolia isolate original U9 population unplaced genomic scaffold, ASM4854445v1 scaffold_296, whole genome shotgun sequence genome carries:
- the LOC141639195 gene encoding uncharacterized protein LOC141639195 isoform X1, which translates into the protein MTCENEEVLKHGEELMEIDTDDANNGCITRIQENGLLLWPVLPQEEGEGLPFAPVDWPSPGDVWGWRVGKRLAASGFYLDRYLYLPIRFQKARRKRDGFASKLSVEHYVRSKFPGKDVNAFFSSFSWKIPSKQAYLLKGLKDEHGSLHVSYEDMTEQSPSNSMSGITVCKAGNRYCSSVVKEEVSPFSATQSCDVCCSELGFCRECCCILCCNTIDLSFGGYSFIRCEAIVGDGLKCGHAAHVNCALRSYMAGTVGGSVGLDTEYYCRRCDSRTDLTDHVSSFLRTCESIGSRDDVEKILNVGFCILRGSQKKGSQKLLNHIESVLQKQLKSESELKEIWKADVDIDVLPDSTVPGKLDDMNHTFPGIGENNFQHENEYLKLDDEIDGVLNELRKAQEQEFRIAQEKLLAQKDNIRGIYKCIQEDKKELIQPTPSTNCDELVSSILVREEFLRLEFIKLKEMEKIGNGFGRTPKTLLKEHFDIDLEDRLFSHASLKTPNWEEGRITPTADY
- the LOC141639195 gene encoding uncharacterized protein LOC141639195 isoform X4, translated to MTCENEEVLKHGEELMEIDTDDANNGCITRIQENGLLLWPVLPQEEGEGLPFAPVDWPSPGDVWGWRVGKRLAASGFYLDRYLYLPIRFQKARRKRDGFASKLSVEHYVRSKFPGKDVNAFFSSFSWKIPSKQAYLLKGLKDEHGSLHVSYEDMTEQSPSNSMSGITVCKAGNRYCSSVVKEEVSPFSATQSCDVCCSELGFCRECCCILCCNTIDLSFGGYSFIRCEAIVGDGLKCGHAAHVNCALRSYMAGTVGGSVGLDTEYYCRRCDSRTDLTDHVSSFLRTCESIGSRDDVEKILNVGFCILRGSQKKGSQKLLNHIESVLQKLKSESELKEIWKADVDIDVLPDSTGIGENNFQHENEYLKLDDEIDGVLNELRKAQEQEFRIAQEKLLAQKDNIRGIYKCIQEDKKELIQPTPSTNCDELVSSILVREEFLRLEFIKLKEMEKIGNGFGRTPKTLLKEHFDIDLEDRLFSHASLKTPNWEEGRITPTADY
- the LOC141639195 gene encoding uncharacterized protein LOC141639195 isoform X3, translating into MTCENEEVLKHGEELMEIDTDDANNGCITRIQENGLLLWPVLPQEEGEGLPFAPVDWPSPGDVWGWRVGKRLAASGFYLDRYLYLPIRFQKARRKRDGFASKLSVEHYVRSKFPGKDVNAFFSSFSWKIPSKQAYLLKGLKDEHGSLHVSYEDMTEQSPSNSMSGITVCKAGNRYCSSVVKEEVSPFSATQSCDVCCSELGFCRECCCILCCNTIDLSFGGYSFIRCEAIVGDGLKCGHAAHVNCALRSYMAGTVGGSVGLDTEYYCRRCDSRTDLTDHVSSFLRTCESIGSRDDVEKILNVGFCILRGSQKKGSQKLLNHIESVLQKQLKSESELKEIWKADVDIDVLPDSTGIGENNFQHENEYLKLDDEIDGVLNELRKAQEQEFRIAQEKLLAQKDNIRGIYKCIQEDKKELIQPTPSTNCDELVSSILVREEFLRLEFIKLKEMEKIGNGFGRTPKTLLKEHFDIDLEDRLFSHASLKTPNWEEGRITPTADY
- the LOC141639195 gene encoding uncharacterized protein LOC141639195 isoform X2, translated to MTCENEEVLKHGEELMEIDTDDANNGCITRIQENGLLLWPVLPQEEGEGLPFAPVDWPSPGDVWGWRVGKRLAASGFYLDRYLYLPIRFQKARRKRDGFASKLSVEHYVRSKFPGKDVNAFFSSFSWKIPSKQAYLLKGLKDEHGSLHVSYEDMTEQSPSNSMSGITVCKAGNRYCSSVVKEEVSPFSATQSCDVCCSELGFCRECCCILCCNTIDLSFGGYSFIRCEAIVGDGLKCGHAAHVNCALRSYMAGTVGGSVGLDTEYYCRRCDSRTDLTDHVSSFLRTCESIGSRDDVEKILNVGFCILRGSQKKGSQKLLNHIESVLQKLKSESELKEIWKADVDIDVLPDSTVPGKLDDMNHTFPGIGENNFQHENEYLKLDDEIDGVLNELRKAQEQEFRIAQEKLLAQKDNIRGIYKCIQEDKKELIQPTPSTNCDELVSSILVREEFLRLEFIKLKEMEKIGNGFGRTPKTLLKEHFDIDLEDRLFSHASLKTPNWEEGRITPTADY